One window from the genome of Rufibacter tibetensis encodes:
- the miaE gene encoding tRNA-(ms[2]io[6]A)-hydroxylase yields the protein MNIQDILVDHAYCEQKAATSGISLIVKYPDKNKLVEEMTALVAEEWSHFERVLEELKKRGFELGRNRPDEYVVQLSQHIRKGDKRERQLMDHLLVNALIEARSCERFKLLWKNLQDEALQKFYYELMVSEASHYVSFVKLAKEYMPKEVVDARLQELLEIEANIIANLEHRPDRIH from the coding sequence ATGAACATCCAGGACATCTTGGTAGACCACGCGTACTGTGAGCAGAAAGCTGCCACTTCTGGCATTTCGCTTATTGTGAAGTACCCAGATAAAAACAAATTGGTGGAGGAGATGACCGCCCTGGTAGCCGAAGAATGGAGCCATTTTGAGCGGGTTTTGGAGGAGCTGAAGAAAAGAGGCTTTGAATTGGGCCGTAACCGCCCAGATGAATACGTGGTGCAATTAAGCCAGCACATCAGGAAAGGAGACAAACGCGAACGCCAGCTTATGGACCACCTCCTGGTGAATGCTTTGATAGAAGCACGCTCCTGTGAACGCTTTAAGCTGCTCTGGAAGAACCTGCAAGACGAGGCCCTGCAGAAGTTCTACTATGAACTAATGGTATCTGAGGCAAGCCATTATGTAAGCTTCGTGAAACTGGCCAAAGAGTACATGCCCAAAGAAGTAGTTGACGCACGGCTGCAGGAGTTACTTGAAATTGAAGCCAACATCATTGCCAACCTAGAGCACCGTCCTGACAGAATTCATTGA